One window from the genome of Diabrotica virgifera virgifera chromosome 6, PGI_DIABVI_V3a encodes:
- the LOC126887176 gene encoding polyglutamine-binding protein 1-like, translating to MPLPAALAAKLSKRGIIQGKQKPNEPIKKQDFKGSSTCPNKSNIYHECTVWCETHWKGVQTPDPKYFRNLQKLLVKYPIPSNWTEIFDKGTGRYYYWNMENDLVSWLPPKHPQSVKGQSAAKLRENRLKMKEREERLEKEKENEKRERERDRERERERERDRDRSSDEEERNHRRREREREREREKEREREERKRRREERHKKRKDEIDPMDPAAYSDIPQGGWSDGLENNKRADNTASGVLYQQRPYPAPGEVLAANKDKTKKDK from the exons ATGCCGTTACCAGCGGCGTTAGCTGCAAAATTAAGCAAACGAGGAATTATTCAAG gaAAACAAAAGCCTAATGAACCGATCAAGAAGCAAGACTTTAAAGGCTCTTCAACTTGTCCCAATAAATCAAATATCTACCATGAATGTACTGTATGGTGTGAAACTCACTGGAAGGGAGTACAAACGCCTGATCCAAAGTATTTTAGAAACTTGCAAAAGTTATTAGTGAAATACCCTATTCCATCAAATTGGACTGAAATATTTGACAAAGGAAC aggACGATATTATTACTGGAATATGGAGAATGATCTTGTTTCTTGGCTTCCCCCAAAGCACCCTCAATCCGTGAAAGGGCAAAGCGCAGCAAAACTTCGTGAAAATCGTTTGAAAATGAAGGAACGGGAAGAACGCCTGGAAAAAGAGAAAGAAAACGAAAAACGGGAGAGGGAAAGGGACCGTGAAAGAGAACGAGAAAGGGAGCGAGATCGGGACAGAAGTTCGGATGAGGAAGAGAGAAATCATCGAAGAAGAGAACGTGAACGAGAGCGAGAAAGGGAAAAGGAGAGGGAGAGAGAAGAAAGAAAACGAAGGAGGGAAGAAAGACACAAAAAGAGAAAAGATGAGATTGATCCTATGGATCCTGCTGCTTATTCTGATATTCCACAAG GTGGGTGGAGTGACGGTTTGGAAAATAACAAAAGGGCAGATAATACAGCATCTGGTGTTCTGTATCAGCAAAGACCATACCCTGCACCGGGAGAAGTTTTAGCGGCTAATAAGGACAAgacaaaaaaagataaataa